The DNA window GTAATTCAATTTTTCGGATGGCTTATCATATTCCCATTCGCATTAAGCCACATTCATATTAATACATGATTTCACTAAAAGACACAGCATGGGATTGGGTTTACCCCGGTGAACTATTAACTAGCacataaataacaataatatgacAATTAGAAAAACATAGTAGGCAAAAAAAGAACCGTATTCAATTAACTAAATATGTGGCATATAGCTATTTACGAAATCCAAATTCTCTCGTGCACTTTAACGATCCCAACAACCCAAAATATATTGATAACCAACCACATCAAAATATATACTATAATCCTAATCCAACTATTTACGAGTTATATTTAGGGATtgctcatcaaaacctaacaatgtcaaaaccataaaaatatgGAATTTTAATCTAAACAAATTTCTATCCatcatatattattatataatccTAATAACCATGTAAAAACTCATCCTTACATAATATTCATCATGAATTccattatagagtcagaaccccacccttacctcgaAATTGTTCGTTGAGTTTTCTTGCCGTTGGAATTCCACCTCACTCTCCTTTCTTAGATCGCTCCCCTTAGGTTTTTCTGCAGCTTTCTCTCTTTCCCAAATTCTACGTtccttttttctcttctccaacctTTCTGTTTCTTTCTTCTGACAGCACTAAAaaacctaattctattttcccaTTCTCTTATAATAACTCTATTATTCTATTTTTCTAATAAATCAATTGGGTCTAATACCTACACCCCACTTTTACTTCATGACACCATAAAATAAGCCAATCTTATATCTAgtcttatttctaatattattttctaCCACTTACTCAACtaaattaatccgattaattcAACATGCcaacttaaataaaaatttccAACAAATCCCGAAAATAATtcaaaagtatttaattaaataaataagtaaatatcgaggcgttacaactctcccccacttagaatattttcgtcctcgaaaatttcaGGTTCGGATATTCATTCCACACTCCAACTAACAATCTTTCAAGTCGACAATATTATCACTACAAGGATGGCTAATAATGAAACGCATACCTCGAATCAATCATCCCTCTTGGTTGGTCTCTGAACCAGTCAAAGCAAAGACTTTTCCTCCAAACTTAGCCTTCTTAGATTTTTGACAATTAGTGCTAATATGGCCTTCCTccccacagttgtaacaagtcacggTATTACTCTAACAGTCAGCCAGGAGATGTCCCATTTTTCCACACTTGTAACATTTCTTTTCAACACTAGGACACTCATTGGCACGATGACCAATCACACCACACCTATAGCATTGGACCGATGTAggagctcctcccccacttggcttcttggcATCAACTGCGTTATGCTTTCCCTTATCAGCTGGGGCGTTGTAAGACTTCCCACGGTCTTGATGTTGCTTACCTCTTCTCTCACTTATGATCTTGTAGTGAGCCTTACTATCCTCCTCATAGATTCAGCAACTATCAACCAAATCAGAAAAGACACGAATCTTCTGGTACCCAACAGTTTTCTTGATCTCAGAGCGCAAtccgttctcaaacttgatgcactttgaaaaCACAGCACCTGCTCCTTCATAGTACAGGTAGAACTTAGCCAACTCAGTgaactttgcagcatactctgTCACTGACATATTCCCCTGTTTCAGCTCAAGGAACTCAATCTCCTTCTTACCacgaacatcttcaggataatacttcctcaaaaactctcTGCGGAACACAACCCAAGTAATCTCTTCACCAACAGCTTCCAATCTCTGGcgagtctctagccaccaatcatctgCTTCGACTGCCAGCATATGAGttccataccgaaccttctgtgCCTGAGTGCAGTCCATCACACGGaagatcctctcaatctccttcaaccACTCCAATGCGCCATCAGGGTCATGCTTGCCTTTAAAGACCggcggattctccctctggaaggtCGCCAAACTGCGAGATCCCGCATTCTCATCAGCATTTGGCTGATTTGCCAAAGCCTGAGCCATAGCCTCCAAAGCAGCAGCAATCGCAACATCGTTTCTACCAGCCATCTCAACTAAGCACTACAACATAAAAAACAGTTAGATAAAAGTAATTAAATACGCTCGATTATTAACTAACtagactcgacaattggccggacggaccgacctgctctgataccaattgtaacaccccatttccccatcgtaaatttaaataaatattcagagtgattaaaaaaaattaatcaaacaaaTAATGGGATGCTACATCATCAACTTTTCACAAACGTATGCTCAGATGTTTAAataaagatacataacactttaGTACGGATGAACCGACATCAAAATCATATTATTGTTCAACTTCACTTTATTAACGCAACGAAAATAATTAatgcatagtaattatcatcttaaaaaaatgacggaaagtaccAACAATTTCAACACAATCAAGGAGAGTTCATAATCCTCTCAAAACCTTCCCGAAAACGAATCATAATAAAAGAATTGCAAAAACAAGCGTTcatcccccagtgttacatatcagagcagaaCCCGACTCGATCTACGCAATACTAGGCATCGCTCCATACCCCAGCTACTCTAATCCTTGTCACCTGCGCGTTACCCacgtagaggtaacattcaaacaaaaggggtgagaattCACAATCAATAATCAAAGGCAAATACTACAAGGTAGGATATCAACACATTATATATTCTACATAATCTCAATCATAGTGTATCAATTACACTCTCGCACCCAACACACCAATCAATCACAACTCAATAATTATAATTCAACAAATATACACATGAATCGTTATGTAATGCAACTCGTCTATGCAACTCTATGCATATGAGTGTGGTACCATATCATCAAAAATTGGTTCACTTGGGAACCGGGTTCACCCTGCTCGAACCCCGAATCCACCCTGCTCGGATTCGGGACAAGTCACCAATCCACCCTGCTCGGATTGCAACCCGCCTCTTTCATCAACAACAACGACATCATGAATGCATGTCAAAACACATCAATGCCACAACAACATAAGATTTAAAGTCTTCTCCCGACAATAAACAACATGCATTGACCCACGATAATAGTTCACCCTGCTCGAACTATTATCccacaacacaacaacaactttAATATCATTCAACATCACATACTCACCATCAGTCAACCACCATAACAATATActtataaaatcaacaagtattcaGCTAGAAAGCATAATAATCATGCACAACAccaatatttttctatacataatCATCTCtcttcaaaattaataaaatcaatcaaaattaattttaatcctTTAAATCACTCAAAACAGCACTTAACGCTGTCCAAGAGTAGCCAACAGTCTCAAAAACTCAAAAGAatcaaaaataacatttttatgaattCAAAACatctcaacaaaatattttcattaatttattctATATTATTAACTCATAAAAAGttataacaatatataattataactcAACAGAGTTCTCAAGAAACTCTAAACAATTCTACAGTAATTCCTACGACTCTAAAATAACTCTAAAGTACTCAAAAATACTCTACTGACAACTCTTACATATAAGGGTAACTCTTATGAACTCAATTGGCTAATGgcctgactcaagtaataataaaacaactctaaagaGTCAAatacctttaattttaattttatgattTATCAGATTTTACTCTAAACAACTCGAAAGCAACTCTAACAATCTTaatgacaactctaacaaccccATTGACAATAATTTAAGTTAgccaaataatataaatatttatctcTAACTCAAAACTCCTAAAAATAATATCTATAATATTAAaccaattttattattattattattaatgaattgctatatattataaactagaAAATAGATTTTCCTTAGTTTAACACATACAAACACAATACAAACACAGTATGTGTGACGCTACAGTAGCTTAGAAACACTATCCAATTGTATGTACTATATCTCATAACATGACACTATGTATAGATTATATTACCATATTATCAAGGCACTAGTTTGATAGGACAATAAAAGTATATGTTTTCTTTGTAACTTGGTCATCGATGCGTAGAAACACTAGTCACGCCAGTAATTCAATTTTTCGGATGGCTTATCATATTCCCATTCGTATTAAGCCACATTCATATTAATACATGATTTCACTAAAAGACACAGCATGGGATTGGGTTTACCCCGGTGAACTATTAACTAGCACATAAATAACAATAATCTGACAATTAGAAAAACACAGTAGGCAAAAAAAGAACCGTATTCAATTAACTAAATATGTGGCATATAGCTATTTACGAAATCCAAATTCTCTCGTGCACTTTAACGATCCCAACAACCCAAAATATATTGATAACCAACCACATCAAAATATATACTATAATCCTAATCCAACTATTTACGAGTTATATTTAGGGATtgctcatcaaaacctaacaatgtcaaaaccataaaaatatgGAATTTTAATCTAAACAAATTTCTATCCatcatatattattatataatccTAATAACCATGTAAAAAATCATCCTTACATAATATTCATCATGAATTccattatagagtcagaaccccacccttacctcgaAATTGTTCGTTGAGTTTTCTTGCCGTTGGAATTCCACCTCACTCTCCTTTCTTAGATCGCTCCCCTTAGGTTTTTCTGCAGCTTTCTCTCTTTCCCAAATTCTACgttcctcttttctcttctccaacctTTCTGTTTCTTTCTTCTGACAGCACTAAAAAACCTAATTCTATTTTTCCCATTCTCTTATAATAACTCTATTATTCTATTTTTCTAATAAATCAATTGGGTCTAATACCTACACCCCACTTTTACTTCATGACACCATAAAATAAGCCAATCTTATATCTAgtcttatttctaatattattttctaCCACTTACTCAGCtaaattaatccgattaattcAACATGCCGACTTAAATAAAAATTTCCAACAAATCCCGAAAATAATtcaaaagtatttaattaaataaataagtaaatatcgGGGCGTTACAGTAACAGCTTAGAGGAGGCTTCATGATTGATGCATGATCAGATGTCCCCCCTGGTCGACGGTCAAGCTTGTGAATATAGTGACCATGGGAATGATGAAGTCAAGTAAAATATGTTGCTTGACGAAGAGTCATCGTGGATATGTCTTGTGCACTTATGAGCGTGCGTGAAAGCTTGGGCGATGGTTGTAGGACTGTTGTTAGAGTTCACCCTTTATTAGTGGAGCCTTGTGTAAAGTTGTGACGTATCAAGACTGTCGTTTCAGAATTGTACACCCTTGTGGCTTGCAGTTGCAGTTATGTCGTCTAAAGCTGAATCAAGGATCGAAGTAAAAGTTTTATCGTACCAAGATAGTATACTTAGAGCAAGTCAATTTGAGCATCTGGGAATCAGAATTCTGGACCGAGGAATTAAACAAGCATCTGCATGACACCTTATGGATTTGAGATAATGAATGGAACTAAGGGAAGGAAATGGAAAGTTTGGAGTAGGGTTGAGCTTGGCAGATATTTCAGATGAAAATTGTTCGATCGGAGTAGATTTCTCGAAATATTCAAGCTATGAAGACTCCGTGTGAAGAAGTAAAGATTGGAAACCTCGGAAGGATCGTTTTCTAGGTACGTCAAGACAGAGTACCAGGAAAGGTGTGCTACGTGAGACCTAAGGTTTTCAATCGAGGACAGTAGAGCACAAGTTTATTAGCATATTGTATTTTCTTGGATGGAACGAAACTCAGACAAAATCGTAAGTTTTATTCAAAGAAGCAATGTAAAGGACATTTCATCCCCCTCGTTGGAGGAAGATGCCTGGAGCTTGTTTTCATGACGATAGTAAAgaattcgagggcgaattctatttaaggaggGGAGAATGTAACATCCCTATTTCTAGAAGCATGAGAACTAAACTATAAGACCTATTAATATTGAGAATGGTTAAGAGGAATGGATAGAAgtatgacattaagagaagattagTTAGAATCAAAGGATTTGGTTAGAATTGAACCAAGTGGCATCTTAGTAAATATTTCATAGTTGAAGGGTAGTATGGTCACTCCACTCTCAAGATTGGGACTTAAGGACTTGTTTGGTTGCAATACTTCATTATTGTATTTCCAAAATCAGAATTGGTGGGAGAGCTAGAGAGAGGACGTGAGAACAAGAGAAGAAAGGGGAAGGAAGAACAAGCTCATCCACCTCTTGCATGTGTGTGGAGCTTTGGTGCTTTtagaagaagaacaaagaatcaagcTTGGTTTGgtgatcatcatcatctccattctCAATGAACATCTCAgaatcatcattctcttcatcaagtTCAGATtttgaggtgagttccatagttagagcttgggtagaatttggggttttGTAAAATTGCATGATATTGGGGTTAGAGTGAGAATTATCAATTGCATGTTAATTTAACCAGTCATATACTTGTTCCTTTGATGCAATTGTATGTTATGGAATGTTGAAATATGATGGAATTCGTATTTGGGTTGTTGGGTAATCTAAGGACGAGTTAGAACACTATTGGAAttggttttatgcaagaaaaatgtgatttttgcttctggttcagtaagcaaccgattgcaggggtcaagcaatcgattgcactgtgaaaaattgacattctgcgcttctggttcagcgagcaatcgattgcacactggtgcaaatcgattgcacctgatagaaaattattcctttattgtttcgaccataacttgagttctacaactcaaAACGAAGCCCGCtcggaagcgttggaaaggtcttttaatgatctttatgaatgtgcttagatataatgcttttaattgatttaaaagttaTGGAAAATGGACTTTTAGTTACATGATGTTGGATTAACATTAATAGAATTAAGAAATGTATGTTTAATTCCCCGAGTGCGGTTCCGTTCCATGTCGGGAACCGGAAGCCTCtttgttatgagactaatgtgtgtccatgtacgttctaaataattatatggtttgattatgtttaatatattccatgatcgaaacataattaactcacatgtgacgagtatgtacaaatgagatgatatttatacgatggattttgtctaatattatgtgcatataatacaatgtaaattGTTTTCCTGTCGTTCCAGTTGGACGTTCGGATGCTTGATTTTGTGAACTTGGTTTGGTTGAATATGCGTGAATCGGAGTATAACCATACTACTAGGATAGTAAATCCTGTTTACCCACTATGTGGATGCCCATTGGTAGCCTGTGTGGCGTTTGTGATATGTATTATATACCATGGATGATTTGGCTTTTATGCATGTTGTATATACGTGTCTATATCCGTATATTTTGTGTTACCTGAGCTACTATTACGGTGGAAGCAAGtgagggtctttaatggcgtttcccacttggtaactcacttgcgtgattagtatggtaagtgggtgatgccacgtaggcaatcactgaattacttgcctctagtaacgtcaattagacaatgttactaggctttcgcccggtgggcttgtacgtTGAAAAGGACATATTGCACCTGTTTACTCACCTGCGTACAGAGGATGAATACCATTGCAGTGGAAGCAAGACAGGGGTCTTtgatggcgtttcccacttggtaactcactaGCGTGCTTGGTGAGGAGGTTATAAATGCCACGCAGGCAATGGTACAACTTAACTCATCTCGGGTGGAATTCCATATAGGAATGACCCGAATTCATCGTGCGGTGTGCTTGTGCAAATCTTTCGACATATATGTACTTGGATACTCACCGAGGGTACGTGGCAGAGGTAGCCTAGTCAGATGGGTATAACTCCTTGATTCCTCACATAAGGATGTGAGTTTGCATATCGTGAATTATTGTTTTATTGAacgcctcattggatagttaagggacttccaattgtggtgatacccttgtttgtatttgcaCCTAAACGTGAGGCATAACCCCAGGTTCTAGGTGAATCCGTTTATGATGTAtgcaccctgtagaaccgagtgaacccgtaagatagggaaactcactgagatttagtaatctcaccccagttcaattattatttttcaggaacaggttataAGTGTTAGATTAGCTAGATGATCGGTTTCGAAGCTGCAGATGTGCAGAAGGCAGGAAGACCTCTGTAGAAGTTACCTTTCCGCTGTGCAATGATGGAGACAAGCTTCTTGCATACTCTAATTAAGATTTATGttgtattcattttttttaattcttgtctttcacctagtttgtatgtttcttgtatcataaataacattaccacatattattctagacatatatgtacggggtgttacagttggtatcagagcaagtcgATTCTTATCcctgccatgagacatcactagcaattctcttCTCCCTCACATGTGTGTGTTGCTCACCCGATTCTTACTATCGTAGTATCCACTCATTGAGCCTGGCCAGCTCACTGGCTGTATATGCGATAGATGAGATCATGGTGGAGCCACCACGAGGACGCGTAAGATCCAAAGCGACTTGAGCCGAAGTAGTTGACGACCTTGTCATGGTAGAGATCTAAGACGTCGGGAGTTTTTGAGATCCGATGGGGTGAAGCGAGACCTCATCTGGATCCAGATAGTATTGGAGTAAGTTTCGTGAAGAACTTGAGTAGGATTATAATAAGGAATTCTGAGATGGAATGAAGTCTGGAGCTATTAGAAATTTGTCGTGCGATCGTGATGCTAGTGGCAGATATGTTTTGAGAACCTGTCAGATGtaagacttttgggaattttagcAAAGTAGTCTAAATCTCCTGGTTACTGTGATGTGGGCAGTACTTGGATGAACGCGATGTTTCACTCTAAGTCATTTCGGTAAGCCGTAAGTTATGTGTGAATTACCCAATAAAGAATCGTTGGAAGAGTAAAGATGTCAGTCTCTAATTGGGAAAAAGTTGGATACCCGATTATGGGAAGAGCTATTATACTCCCGTTTTTGCTAACCTGTGAAtgagtcctagaactacgctaggcggCAGCTGAAGCAAGTGAAACCGAGATGTGTTGTAGCCTAAGGTTCGTACTAGTTATGATTCGTCTAACCCCGAGAGATACCACAGAACTACGCTTGGTGTTAGGTATTTAAATGAATGGAAACTAGTGTCATTCCGAAGTATTCGTAGGGTGATTAAAGTCGTATTGACTGTTTGAACCTTGGTATTCCTATGCGAAGAGTTATTCATAGAATTTCTTATGCATGCACTGTGCAAGTGGGTTATTATAAGTATTTTCACACCAACGGTATGAGGTCGTATCGTTGGGGAGAGTCACCGTGGAAGCTGTAAGATGTGGAAGTCGGTAAGATAAGGCAAACTCGTAATCAGAGAAAGTATTTGGCTTTAGGAGCTCTTGAACCAAAACATGTGGACCAAGTTGTTTTCAAGTGGACTTAATCCAGAATGATGGAAAAGTTAGTGACTTGATTTTGGGGATTACTCAACCTCGGAGAGTAGTGGGCAATGAGTGTGTTTAAggttctggcacgtgttgtatTTAGACAAATGCCGAGAAGGAACTGTTTCTACTGAAATACTAAGTATGGTGTAGTAATGGAACTAAGTGGACCATGGACGAAGTGTGATTCAGAGGATTCCAAGGAGTGTGTGACCGGTagagatcagagtagcgcaacggataggCAGAACCAGATAAGTATGTAG is part of the Vicia villosa cultivar HV-30 ecotype Madison, WI linkage group LG2, Vvil1.0, whole genome shotgun sequence genome and encodes:
- the LOC131649039 gene encoding uncharacterized protein LOC131649039; translation: MAGRNDVAIAAALEAMAQALANQPNADENAGSRSLATFQRENPPVFKGKHDPDGALEWLKEIERIFRVMDCTQAQKVRYGTHMLAVEADDWWLETRQRLEAVGEEITWVVFRREFLRKYYPEDVRGKKEIEFLELKQGNMSVTEYAAKFTELAKFYLYYEGAGAVFSKCIKFENGLRSEIKKTVGYQKIRVFSDLVDSC